One window of the Chryseobacterium camelliae genome contains the following:
- a CDS encoding GIN domain-containing protein: MNSKTIFIFSALVMLGACNKDDRRGAKKDSWVETTVPKENGSLQEREFRGEFDEIEVSQAIEADIIKADVERVVVSAPQDLIDEVLVENKNGKLHIHYKSGVRVTNNRVTAKVYTKDFEKLTANSAAEIRIKDSFTQEKTKIDLSSSGSVSGNLEANKFDISAGSSSSFSGKIWAVDLDIDASSGSSIDISGKSKRAELSSSSGSSISARDVVADRVKAEASGGGSIDISAVSELDAEASSGGSVNVYKKGNLKTINQSQSSGGSVNIQ; the protein is encoded by the coding sequence TAATAAGGACGACAGAAGGGGAGCAAAAAAGGACAGCTGGGTGGAAACTACAGTTCCCAAAGAAAACGGATCCCTTCAGGAAAGGGAATTCAGGGGAGAGTTTGATGAGATAGAAGTCTCACAGGCCATAGAAGCGGATATCATTAAAGCTGATGTAGAAAGAGTCGTGGTTTCGGCTCCTCAGGACCTTATTGACGAAGTGCTGGTAGAAAACAAAAACGGTAAACTGCACATCCATTATAAGTCCGGGGTAAGGGTAACGAATAACCGGGTAACAGCTAAGGTTTATACCAAAGATTTTGAAAAACTGACGGCCAACTCAGCCGCTGAAATCAGGATAAAAGATTCATTCACGCAGGAAAAGACAAAAATCGACCTGTCGAGCTCAGGATCTGTTTCCGGTAACCTGGAAGCAAATAAATTTGATATTTCCGCAGGCAGCAGTAGTAGCTTCAGCGGTAAGATCTGGGCGGTTGACCTTGATATTGATGCTTCTTCGGGTTCCAGCATCGATATTTCAGGAAAATCCAAAAGGGCAGAGCTGAGTTCCTCTTCCGGCAGCAGCATTTCAGCACGTGATGTGGTTGCAGACCGCGTAAAAGCAGAGGCTTCAGGCGGCGGAAGCATTGACATCAGTGCCGTTTCAGAACTTGATGCGGAAGCTTCTTCCGGCGGTAGTGTCAATGTGTATAAAAAAGGTAACCTGAAAACCATCAACCAGTCTCAGAGCAGCGGCGGAAGCGTCAATATCCAGTAA